A stretch of DNA from Bacteroidales bacterium:
TTGGAGCTTTCACTTTTTATTGGTTAATGCAAGTAAATAGTTAGTACATGAATTTCGAAAACCTGATTCAAAACCTTCGGGTTACTCATGATACCCTTTTAGATTCAGTATCTAAAGCTGTTAATACTGCCATGACCCTTCGTAATTGGCTTTATGGGTATTACATTGTAGAATACGAACAAAAAGGTGAAGATAGGGCTGGATATGGTGATAGATTGATTCGTTCAATTGAAAAGCAATTGAAAGATAAGGGTCAGAAAGGTATATCTTTTACCAATCTAAATATTTATCGACAGTTTTATCTTACATATCCTCAAATTGGAGCTGCTCTTCCTCATTATCTTAATAAACTCGCAAATATTCAGGCAGTGACTGAACAATCGAGTGATGGTAGAGATAATAAAATTATTCAGGCAGTGCCTGAACAATCTCAGGTTACAAATAATGATCCAAATCATCAGGCAGTGCATGATGAATTAAGAGTCCTGGATATCATAGCTATTCAGGTTTCAAATCAAACAAAAGGTGCTGATCCAAAACCCGGACTTAATCCGGTACGATTACTTCAAACATTATCATTTACTCATATAGTTGAACTAATTAAAATTGATGATCCATTAAAAAGGGCATTTTATGAACTTGAATGTGTAAAAGGTACCTGGAGTACAAGAGAGCTTCAACGTCAGATTGAATCACTATATTTCGAACGTTCCGGCCTTTCAAAAGATAAAAAGAAGCTATCTGAAATGGTTCGACTTCAAGCAGTTCAGCTTACACCTCATGATGTAATCAATAATCCTTTAACAATCGAGTTTCTTGGTCTTAACGACCGGACATTAGTAACTGAATCTGATCTGGAACAAGCCTTACTTAATCATCTCCAGGAGTTTTTGTTGGAATTGGGATATGGGTTCTGTTTTGAGGCTCGTCAAAAACGAGTATTAATTGATGGCGAATATTATTTCATCGACCTGGTATTTTATCACCGTATCCTGAAATGCCATGTACTTGTTGATTTGAAAATAGAAAAGTTCAAACATAGCCATGCCGGGCAAATAAATGCATACCTGAATTATTATCGGAATGAAGAAATGCAGGAAGGGGATAACCCTCCGGTTGGAATTCTACTTTGCACCGATAAAGGTGAAACAATGGCAAAGTATGCCACTGCCGGGTTGGAACATAGCATTTTTGTGCATAAGTATCAGTTAGCCCTGCCAAGTAAAGAAGAATTAGAACAGTATATTGCAAGGGAAATGCAATAGTCGCGAAACATCAGAAACAAGTATCCCGAATTAAATTTACCTTGCTACTCAGGCAGCCAACTTGAAAATAATGAGCTGATGATCATGGCATAGGAACAGAGAAAGATGCTTATTGAACCTCTGAATTCAGTTTGCAACCCGCTTCAACAATCCCTTCCACATCAAACCCACATTCCCTGTGTAATTCCTCCAGAGTACCCTGTTCAATGAAACGATCGGGAACTCCCAGTCGGTGAATTTCGGCAGAAAAGCCATGGTCATTTGCAAACTCAATTACAGCGCTGCCTAATCCACCAAGGATAGTACCGTCTTCAACAGTAATTACCTTTTTGAAGTTGCGGAAGACTGACAGGAGCAGATCCTCGTCTAAAGGCTTCAGGAATCGGATATCGAATAAGGCTGCATCAATTCCTTTCCCCATCAGTATTTCACAGGCGCTGAGGGCATAGTTTCCGGAATGTCCAATAGTAATTATTGCCAGGTCTTTCCCGTCACGAATTTTTCTTCCTTTCCCAACTGTCAATGCTTCGAACGGTTTTTTCCAGTCAGGACTGATGCCACGTCCCCTGGGGTAACGGATAGCAAAAGGCCCCATTCCCGGAAGCTGGGCAGTATACATCATATTCCTGAGTTCCAGCTCGTCCATCGGACTGCATATCGTGAGGTTGGGAATGGCTCTCAGGTAAGCAAGGTCATACACTCCATGATGGGTAGCTCCATCTTCACCAACCAGTCCGCCACGATCCAGGCAGAATACAACATTCAGTTTCTGGAGGGCCACATCATGAATCAACTGGTCGTAAGCCCTTTGCATGAATGTTGAATAAATATTGCAAAAAGGAATCAGCCCTCTTGCAGCCATCCCTGCGGAGAAAGTTACGGCATGTTGTTCAGCTATTCCTACGTCAAAAGCACGATGAGGCATTTTAGCCATCATCAGATTGAGGGAACAACCTGTTGGCATGGCTGGTGTGACACCTACTATTTTTTCGTTTTGTTCAGCCAGTTCAATGATCGTCTTACCAAATACCACCTGGTACTTGGGTGGTTGATTCTGGCACTGGGTTTCCTTTAATACCCCGGTTTCCTTATCAAACTGTCCGGGCGCATGGTATAAAGTCTGTTCTTTTTCTGCACGCTCAAATCCTTTGCCTTTGGTAGTAACAATATGCAACAGTTTGGGACCGGGGATATTCTTCAGGTCTTTCATCAGGTGGGCCAGACGAACAACATCATGCCCGTCAACCGGTCCGAAGTAACGGAATCCGAATGCTTCGAAAAGGTTACTCTCCTTGAGCAGGGTAGTTTTCAGTGCATTTCCGAACTGTTTAACCACAGCACGGGAATTGGCTCCATACCGGGTTTTTCCACCCATAAGGACCCATATTTTGTCGCGAAGGCGATTATAGGTCCGGGAAGTTGTAATATCAGTAAGGTAGTTCGATAATCCACCAACATTCTTATCGATAGCAATACCGTTGTCGTTAAGGATTACCAATAGGTTCGCCTTGGAAACCCCTGCATTGTTCAATGCTTCCATGGCCATGCCACCGGTCATGGATCCATCGCCGATAACAGCAATATGTTGTTGTTTCCTGTTGCCTGAAAGTGCAGAAGCAACGGCCATTCCTAAAGCAGCAGAAATGCTGGTTGAAGAGTGGCCGGTTCCAAAAGCATCATATTCACTTTCAGTCCTTCGTGGAAAACCGCTGATGCCTTTATACGTGCGATTGGTATAAAATATATCCTTCCTTCCTGTGAGAATTTTATGGGCATAAGCCTGGTGGCCTACATCCCAAATCAACTTATCATCAGGTGTATTAAAAACATAATGAATGGCCGTTGTTAACTCCACCACACCCAGGCTGGCACCCAGGTGTCCCGGGTTCTTTGAAATCACTTCCAGGATGAATTGCCTGATCTCAAGGCAAAGCCCGGGCAATTCCTCAACCGGGAGTTGTCTCAGGTCATAAGGTGAATTAATCTTCGAAAGTAAGGTACCTTGCGAAGGCGTCATGTTTGCTTGTTTGGAAGGTAAAAATACGCTTTTCCAGACAAACGTCAGAAATGAAGTGCTATTATTCGAGGATAGTTACAACCCTCTGTATTTAAGGAATATTAAGAAATGGTTAGAGATTGTATAAAAATGCTATTTCACGAAGAATTCAGAAGCCATCCGCCTCAGGCGGACAGAATCCAGAATAATTTTCCTAATAATGGTTCCACTTTTTCTATTCTGACTCCTGGATACTGAATTTTGAATTCTTTTTGTACTAAATTCTAATTTTAGACAGTTTCTAATATTTCGCTTCCCTTTCCTTTGCTTTATTCATCCATTCAGACACAACATTTTTCTTAAAAACTTCCTTATCAGCATTGAGTTTGGCCATGTCCAGCCCTATGTATTTCTGAGCTTTGGCTTTTGTAGCAATATCAGGATAGGGTACCTCTTCATTAAATCCTTTTTGTGCCAATAACCTGGCAAGTTTAACCCTTGCTTCCTGGGCATAGGTGATTCCATTGGCAATAATCCTGAGGGTTTCAACAGGTGCATGGAACGAAGCTCCATGGCTGGCAGCGGCAAAATCCCAACGCCATTGAGACTTCCTAATATCATTCAGAATTCCTTTCATCTGGACATCTGTTGCTCCCAGTTTCCAGGCTTTTTCTGCTTCAACATGGGCCCTGACCAACAATTCTTCAAGTTTATCCCGGTTTTCAATAATCTTATCCTGTCGGGAATACACGTCAGCCATCAGTTTATCAGCTTCTTCCCTGTGACATACCTGGCAGGAGTTGGCAATATTATTCAATGGGCTTTGAATATGATGGTCGGTGAATTTCTGTCCGCCTTCACTCTTATAAGGCATATGGCAATCGGCACATGCAACACCACGCTGGGCATGAATTCCCATCATAAATGTTTCATATTCCGGATGCTGCGCTTTTAACATCGGGGCTTTACTAAGCTGGTGGGTCCAGTCAGAAAACTCAATTTTATCATAGTAAGACTCAATGGATTCCGCAGAATACCCGTTATCCCAAGGGAAAGTCAGGTAGGCCGTACCTTCAATTTTGTGTTTGTCGAAATAATATTCCACATGGCATTGGGCACACACCAAAGTTCTCATTTCCTGATGGGTGGCTTTGGTAATATCTTTTCCCTGCCTGTTGAATGCTTCAATCAAGGCCGGACGGGTAATGATAAGGTTCATGGTTTTGGTATCATGGCAATCGCCACAGCCTATAGGGTTAACGATCTCCGGACCTTTCTGTTCCCAGGTTCCTTTATAGAAATCGGCGGGACTATTGGCAGTCATGAGCCTAACCACATCGGGACTTTTACAGCTCCAGCAGGTATTAGGCTGAGGACTGGGATTGCCTTCAGAAGGTGATCCTGTTCTGAGTGTATTTGTTATATCCTGAACCGCGTAATAATGGCCCCTGCCCTGCTTATAATCTTTTGAGAAACCATAACCCGCCCATAGGACTACGAGCCTGGGATCAATTTCCAGCATATCAATTACGGCATTTCCGTTATACTTGCTCCGGAAACCAGTGTCAAGGGTCTGGATATAGGATTGGTATTCGCGAGGGAAATTTTTGCCCCATTCTTCATTCCGGGGTTCACCCTGCTTGATTTCTACCATTGGTTTATAAACATATTCCTTTTCTGCCCTGCGATTGGTGATGGAGGTGGCAAGCATTCCAAGAAGGAACACGATTACAGCTGTTGCCAGGAAAAGAATCCAATAAAATAAGGGTTTGCGTTTGTTGTTTTCCATGATACCAGGTATTATTTGTTTTCATTGTTTTCTAAAATTTTCTGAAGCCATTCCGGAACAGGATTTTCCAGTGCCGGAACACGGGCATATGGCGTTGCAGAAAGACTATTCACTCTGCCATGTGGTGTTTCACGATGGCAATCCCAACATTCTCTTTCAGTCCTTTGAAGATAATAATCAGAATTTGCAAGGGCCTGCATATGAGGGACTTCAAGTAAGTTGCCATGACAACGGATACAATTCTGATGAACCACCTTCCTTCCTGCCTCTTTGATTTGGATCACCTGTGGTTCCATGCGAAGTGTGAACATAGTGGAATGCCGCATCCCATCCTTTGCTTTGAAAAAGTATTTATTAAAGACGTTGTTATGGGGAACGTGGCAGTCGTTGCAATTAGCTACTTCCCTGTGTGAACTGTGCTGCCATGAAGCGTACTGCGGATTCATGACATGACAATTGATGCACGTCTCAGGCTTGTCAGAAAGGTAGGAGGCAGCATTTGAAATAATAAATATGTAGATGGCTAATCCGGTAAAGATGCCTGAAAGTATTATCACCGGCAACTGCCATCTGCCGGGTGGTTTGAGATCTTGGATAAGTTTCTTCATAGAGATTATTTTTCGACCTTGAAAAATGTGGGATTAAACGATAGCATGACCCACGCCCATTGCTGGGTATCGTCCTTATTTCCTCCCTTAATTGCCTGAAGCGTTTCAGTACCAAACATCCTGGAATAACCGCCGGAGATCGCTAAATCAGGACTGAATGTATATGAACAAAGGATTCCTGCTTCGAAACCAAGGTAAGGATCCATACTTTGAGAAGGTTCAGATGCTTTTTTAACCGAAGCAGCGGCCCTGTAGTAATGAAGCTGGATTTCCGATGATAATTTCTCCTTCTTATAAACGACAGGAATATAGAGATCTGTCAATCCTACCCCTTTATGACTGCTGCCTGCATAGAAATAATCCATCCATCCGTTGAACTTATGCCCGGTTCCAAATAAGGTAGAAAACTCATGGTCTTTGGCATCAGGATTTACCTGGCTATTTCCGCTGAGATGCTGTATACCTGCTCCAAATGACCAGTTTGTCTGCATTAAATAGCTGATATCACCTCCAAGAAACCAGGCATTCTTATCGACACCCTTCTGGGATTGGCCTACCTGTAAATAGAATGAAGCACTGGCTTTCAGCTTCTTCCCATTAAATTGTAAAAGGGGTCCAAGGGTTTGAGAATAGCGGGTTTCCTGGCTCCAGACTGAATCAGCCATCACCGAAGCAGGCATTCCCAAATTCGCCAGGTAGAAACTTGCCACCAGTTTTCCGGGGTTCTCAACATGAATGTACAGGTATTGGAGTGCCTTGTAATTGGTGCCAAGTGAGTAATAATTGCCTGTATCCTTATCGCTGCTCTGATTATAGGCAAATCCCAACTGAATGGTATTGGTCTTCGTGGGATTGAATTTCAATAAAAAGGCATCATGACTCCTGGCTTGCTGATTCCAGTCTGATCCCCCGAATAACCTCTGATCATCATAAATAATCGGTTGCCGCCCTACTTTCATTGAGAAGTTTTCCGCGAAAAAATATTCTCCCCAGGCCTGATAAAGCATGGTTCCATTGAGATCCGATTTATTAGAGGTGACCACATCACCCCAGACCCTAACATCTTGTAATGAAATAGCTGATTTCAGTTTCTTGTTGGAATAAATCAGGTTCAGGCGGGTTCTCTGTGAAATCGAAAAAGCCGGATCAACTCCTGAACCAATCAGGGATTTATACCCCTGGCGATACTCAGCTCTTGGCCTCAATTGACCTGACATTTCAAAGGACTGTCCATTGACTTGCCATACTATAGCACAGAGAAATAATAAGAGATAGACTATTTTTTTCATTTATTAAGATTATTGGTACTTAATTGCTACAAATATAAAAAAGAGATTCTTAATTCCGAATACGGAACAAAGATTATTTTTAAACAGCTTAAATTAAGTGTATTCCCGGAAGGCTTTTTAAAAGCAAAAGTGGGGATTATAGGAAGCCCAGTTCCAGCAATCCTTCATCTGAGATCATTTGCCGATCCCAGGGTGGTTCAAAAGTCAGGGTAACTTTAACATCTGTAATACCATCGGCTAGTTTCACCTTTTCATGGACTT
This window harbors:
- a CDS encoding DUF1016 family protein; the encoded protein is MNFENLIQNLRVTHDTLLDSVSKAVNTAMTLRNWLYGYYIVEYEQKGEDRAGYGDRLIRSIEKQLKDKGQKGISFTNLNIYRQFYLTYPQIGAALPHYLNKLANIQAVTEQSSDGRDNKIIQAVPEQSQVTNNDPNHQAVHDELRVLDIIAIQVSNQTKGADPKPGLNPVRLLQTLSFTHIVELIKIDDPLKRAFYELECVKGTWSTRELQRQIESLYFERSGLSKDKKKLSEMVRLQAVQLTPHDVINNPLTIEFLGLNDRTLVTESDLEQALLNHLQEFLLELGYGFCFEARQKRVLIDGEYYFIDLVFYHRILKCHVLVDLKIEKFKHSHAGQINAYLNYYRNEEMQEGDNPPVGILLCTDKGETMAKYATAGLEHSIFVHKYQLALPSKEELEQYIAREMQ
- a CDS encoding 1-deoxy-D-xylulose-5-phosphate synthase; the protein is MTPSQGTLLSKINSPYDLRQLPVEELPGLCLEIRQFILEVISKNPGHLGASLGVVELTTAIHYVFNTPDDKLIWDVGHQAYAHKILTGRKDIFYTNRTYKGISGFPRRTESEYDAFGTGHSSTSISAALGMAVASALSGNRKQQHIAVIGDGSMTGGMAMEALNNAGVSKANLLVILNDNGIAIDKNVGGLSNYLTDITTSRTYNRLRDKIWVLMGGKTRYGANSRAVVKQFGNALKTTLLKESNLFEAFGFRYFGPVDGHDVVRLAHLMKDLKNIPGPKLLHIVTTKGKGFERAEKEQTLYHAPGQFDKETGVLKETQCQNQPPKYQVVFGKTIIELAEQNEKIVGVTPAMPTGCSLNLMMAKMPHRAFDVGIAEQHAVTFSAGMAARGLIPFCNIYSTFMQRAYDQLIHDVALQKLNVVFCLDRGGLVGEDGATHHGVYDLAYLRAIPNLTICSPMDELELRNMMYTAQLPGMGPFAIRYPRGRGISPDWKKPFEALTVGKGRKIRDGKDLAIITIGHSGNYALSACEILMGKGIDAALFDIRFLKPLDEDLLLSVFRNFKKVITVEDGTILGGLGSAVIEFANDHGFSAEIHRLGVPDRFIEQGTLEELHRECGFDVEGIVEAGCKLNSEVQ
- the nrfA gene encoding ammonia-forming cytochrome c nitrite reductase encodes the protein MENNKRKPLFYWILFLATAVIVFLLGMLATSITNRRAEKEYVYKPMVEIKQGEPRNEEWGKNFPREYQSYIQTLDTGFRSKYNGNAVIDMLEIDPRLVVLWAGYGFSKDYKQGRGHYYAVQDITNTLRTGSPSEGNPSPQPNTCWSCKSPDVVRLMTANSPADFYKGTWEQKGPEIVNPIGCGDCHDTKTMNLIITRPALIEAFNRQGKDITKATHQEMRTLVCAQCHVEYYFDKHKIEGTAYLTFPWDNGYSAESIESYYDKIEFSDWTHQLSKAPMLKAQHPEYETFMMGIHAQRGVACADCHMPYKSEGGQKFTDHHIQSPLNNIANSCQVCHREEADKLMADVYSRQDKIIENRDKLEELLVRAHVEAEKAWKLGATDVQMKGILNDIRKSQWRWDFAAASHGASFHAPVETLRIIANGITYAQEARVKLARLLAQKGFNEEVPYPDIATKAKAQKYIGLDMAKLNADKEVFKKNVVSEWMNKAKEREAKY
- the nrfH gene encoding cytochrome c nitrite reductase small subunit, whose protein sequence is MKKLIQDLKPPGRWQLPVIILSGIFTGLAIYIFIISNAASYLSDKPETCINCHVMNPQYASWQHSSHREVANCNDCHVPHNNVFNKYFFKAKDGMRHSTMFTLRMEPQVIQIKEAGRKVVHQNCIRCHGNLLEVPHMQALANSDYYLQRTERECWDCHRETPHGRVNSLSATPYARVPALENPVPEWLQKILENNENK
- a CDS encoding alginate export family protein, yielding MKKIVYLLLFLCAIVWQVNGQSFEMSGQLRPRAEYRQGYKSLIGSGVDPAFSISQRTRLNLIYSNKKLKSAISLQDVRVWGDVVTSNKSDLNGTMLYQAWGEYFFAENFSMKVGRQPIIYDDQRLFGGSDWNQQARSHDAFLLKFNPTKTNTIQLGFAYNQSSDKDTGNYYSLGTNYKALQYLYIHVENPGKLVASFYLANLGMPASVMADSVWSQETRYSQTLGPLLQFNGKKLKASASFYLQVGQSQKGVDKNAWFLGGDISYLMQTNWSFGAGIQHLSGNSQVNPDAKDHEFSTLFGTGHKFNGWMDYFYAGSSHKGVGLTDLYIPVVYKKEKLSSEIQLHYYRAAASVKKASEPSQSMDPYLGFEAGILCSYTFSPDLAISGGYSRMFGTETLQAIKGGNKDDTQQWAWVMLSFNPTFFKVEK